In the genome of Arabidopsis thaliana chromosome 4, partial sequence, the window GGTGTCACTACACCAGAAGTTAGCTTTGAGCCATCAGGAGTCAAAGCACCTGAACCCAACCTTGAACCTTGTCCAGCAGGTGTGATGGATCCAGAACCGAATCTTGATCCCCATTTACGCGCTGTGAAGTGctcaaaaccaagaaacttTGGAGGTTCGCCGATACGAAACTCGATGATGGAGCATTTCCCTGGGTAAGGAGAAGATGTACCTGAACCAGGAGAGATTAGATTACCACCTGGACTTCCAGGATACACTTGACAAGACTTAAACTCGTAGTGTGCAGCTGAAAACTTCTGATTCATTCCACCACCACTGTTCCTCCTAGCCCTTTCCAATGAAGATGTAAGTAACTGAGCAAAAGGCACTTCAGGGGAAGAAGGTGATTCAGGAGGTGGCGTGAATGGCGCGGTGGAGGGTTCCGTTGTGAAAGCAGAGAACACTGGAGGAGTAACAGGTTGAGTCTCATGAGCGTATGGTCCAATAGTAAAGGCTGAAGGCGGTTCATTGACGGTTAGGGAACAAAGTAGACCAGGATCAGGAGTATGTGACGCAGAGGGAGGACCTGATGGCAGAAAGGAAGCAGGAGATGAAGGAGGAGCTATAAAGGGCATGAATATTGAAGTAGAATTGCTCGAAGAGTTTTGGACTGGAGCCACCGCAGCTCCTGATGCAGCTGGTTCGGGTACAAGCACCGCGTGGCCTATCCttttattgttcttcttgGATCCAAAACACCAGTACAAGCTCCACCAGCTtcccctttttttcttttgaaattcaaaggacataataaaaacaagattagTGATCAGCTAAAGATTCAATGGCTTATAGCTTTATCAAGAAGTTTAAATCTTGCTGAAACCACACCTACTCTGGTGCTGCTGATAAATAATAGACATTTAAAATAAGTTCAAATCTCGAATCTTCTTATATTTCTACTTTCGTCAAAAACTCTTTAATCCTAGTTAAGTAAAGCAATAACAGGTAAATGAGCATAACTAATAAGTAACgcaaaaatctcttaaaacttTGTTTAATTTCGTTACGTAACACTTGCAAAAACAgatcaaacatcaaaaacatcaCGAAATTCTCACTTTTACTTATAAAAACCATGTCTCTGAGCAATCAAAACTACAATCACGATACACCGTCAGAAACGTCGGCAAATCAAAGCAACAACACtgatctttaaaaaaaaaaaaaaagaaccaaaataaaaacattttcactcagaaaaaaaaaaaagagctcaTAGAAGTACCTGAACCGACGACGGTTGTGTTCTAGACTCAGCGGAGACGATGGCGGAAGCGGCGGCGTTCACGGTGTCGACACTACTATTATTAACGCTCCTCATAGCTCAAGACCAACGACGACAATCAAATAACATCCAGATTTAGTAACTTTTCTTTCACCACTTCTTGATCTCACAGCAACTAAGGAGGTAAaatcataaacacaaacaaaatacgAAACGAATAACGAGAGAAATgaataatgaagaagaaagaatgagaGAATAAATAAAGGAGCAAATGGCTTTTATTATGGATATGAGCCGcttcttctattcttcttctcctctctctctctctctgtcacCGGTCGTTATCTTTTACAGTTTTCATTCAATTTCCCACGAGATTTTGCCACGTCATCATAATTTGACGGTTTGGACCCACGCGCTtccatgtatatattatttattcgCTATTATTgtgttaaaatattaaaattatcattatGATTATTGCTAAAAATAATTGGaaaggaacaaaagaaaaaaaacacttaaaaaagGGAGAGTAACGCATATATATAAGTGATGAGTCCCCAATGCAGACAAAtggctttctttttttcaaaggCAAAATTGATTGGAGtgacttaaaaaaataaaataaacttcaagaaaacatgtttataCCAAGATTACCCTCGTTATTGTCGTGGTAATTACAGGGGTATGCCACTCAGTAATGGCTGGCGTCGCGAAACTCGTGAGCATTGCGAGTCTTTTAAGATAAATGCGCCGCTGATTTCATTCCGTTGGGTGGCGAGTGAGATCCTCGTGACttacattagtttttttctctaactTATTTATTAGCTTTCATATCAACATAGTTATTGCTAAGGTCGGGTTTGGAATGATTTcttttaatggtttttttttaatttataaaacggCAATGTTTCTATTTTGCATGGTGTACACATGTGAAAGAACACGTCTATCTACTACAATCAAGTACGTATGTCCAATATATTCACTAGAGAGCTTTTAACAGCTGAAAAAGTTAATATTCTTTATCTAGTCAAGTTTATATTCTCGTGTAAGCTATGATGAGACTGACTCTATCAATTCTTTGGCGATTTTGGATTCTAGTGTGGTCAGTTTTGAGCTTCTTTTGCATGTTATGAGAATATTTCTCAATGAACTTGAAATGGAATATATTTGTTGGGCAAATTATACTTCTAAACATATAATGCTAATAAGATTAATAAAATCACCAAATAATAAGATGGTATAACATACTTTGTTAGCTAGAAAAAATCGAATGACTTCCATGtgatatatttgaatatgCATATTCTAATAAATGCCAATAATAAGATGTCTCTTCGTCCACCCATGAGATGCACAATTAGACCTATTTGATGTGAAGACTTGGAAATCTTTGATGGGTATCTTCGAAATTGattagtttctaattttaaatatcCTTAAAATACCAATTAGCTCTAGAAATTATCGACGTAAAAAGAGGTCTAAAAATTATCGATTTATTAGACGGTGGGAGTGGATAGTCAACTAAAAAGAGTTAAAGAGATTCTTTAGAATCGAATCGAACGGTTGTAATTTGTAAACGGCCTTATCAAAATGGTTAACAACTATACTATTAGTTTGCCTAACCAGTAGTTgactttttattattgttatttccttttaaggttttttataCACATGAGACTAGAATTAGGAGGAGAATTTCACTGCTCTTAGCCGCCATACTTTAGTAATGGCGGATCTTCGATGATGTATCGATTATGATTTTGTAGGGTTTGTGTTTTATGAATGattaaacatttaaactaAACCAAAGCGACAAAGAAGATTTGTGAGGGTGGTTTCGATAAGGATTTTGTAGGGTTTGTCATTTGTCATTTGTGAATGATTAAACTAAACCAAAGCGACTAAAAAGATTTGAGAGGTTAGTTTagtaaaattgattttatagGCCAAtgaaaaagggaagaagagaagggtTTTATGGGCTAAAAGAGAGCGCACGTGTGCATcgcattctcttcttcttttgcttttgttgagTTGCGTAATGACTTTTACGTGTATCCCTCGTGCGTGTGTACGAATGCGACCCTTTAcctttctttgtctcttgagaAGTTGGATATTCACTTTTACATTATTTAAACACTATATCAGTAACATAAATGAAGTATAGAAAAACCTatcaaacatattttgaatgtttttattctaatgctttgaaaaagaaaaagaaaaaatatatatatcataatacTTAAGTACTATGGAATACgtaatatacaattatttttgtatgtgAATATCCAATTTCATTTGCGATgttaatatacattttttagattttatcaTCAATCATGGCAAAATATAGTCTTTTGAATAGATGAGCATATCCTTAGTAGAAGCCACTCGAAGCAATCATGGATGTCTTCCAATGACCATCTAACATTTAAGTCATTATTGGAAACTTAAAGAAGTTGTATAACAAAATACTTAGATGTTATTATGAGGATGCTcttaaattagtatatgtcAAGTGTTGTTATTGAGAATATAGCAATTACTTCTCTCTCTATTATGCTCATGTTGGATTGTGAATCCTTAAGAAAAATTCTTAAGACtgatatttataagaaaaaaaaactgaacatGGTTCAGATACCGGGTTTCAAAACATTATGGTGTTAAGTCCATACAAATGTACTTGTTTTAAAGTAGAAAACATGTGTGGTGTTGGTCAAGTTTTTCTATTACATCCTATCAAAGCATGTACACAATTTTAGGTAGACGTAATAATGTTGTTAGTATTCTCTTTACGGAAGATGTGTGTGATGCGTCCTATCACATATTGTCATTGCAAAGTGTGTTAGCTCATTATGCACATGGTGGTTTAGCTCTTTATGTAGATTGTTAGGATCTggtttgaaaaaataaataatagttaCTTAACATtcatacccaaaaaaataataaagaataGTTGATAATATTTCATGAAAATCGATTTGTTTTGGTGGACATACATCGTCGTCTCTACTCTATTGTCTCGATCGCAAGTAATATGACAAATAAAGCAGCAGCCCTAGCAATAAAACATGTGACTACTAAAATAGGAGGATTTATCTTTACTTGACGaactataaattaaatatctacTCTTTTACCTTGACTTTGaaaattactttttaagattGCCTTTTACAATTATGTGGAATAGCGGCACACATTTACGTAAATTTAACTTCAATTTAAAACAATgatttattcattttcatcATACAAACTTTTCAGCacattttctcctttttaatataattttatatattatagatagaGATATAGATCAAACAATGTATGACTTTAAACTTAGATTGTAAATTCTTCTTACTATGCTCGAAAATTTCATCTACGTATATAGATCTATTGTAAACCTAAGTTTAAAACGGAAATCAGTTATTGATAGTAATCTAGTAAGTTTAATCAACTATGCGTTATAACATAATGAAATCATATATACGAGCTTAGATATCTAATTCAGTTAATCAACAAGTCAACTAAACAAGGCTTCACTTTTCCACACCTCTACAGATcgaaattattatatattcgAATTATGTAACTAATGTAAGTCTTGCAACGTGTGGATAGATACAAAATGGATATGTCCATAGgtatacatattaaaaatataactagaAATGGTATATtactaacaaaattttacCCCCAAAGGTGGCCATCCACTAGTAGCCACATGCTTATCTAGTAGACATTGAACATGATAAAAAGTGCCAAATAAGTGGAATAATCAATGGGAATCTTCATtcctataaacaaaaacattttcaagcCTATGACATAGCTAGCTACTCTACAACATGTATATGCCAATTGGgatataaatgtattaaagCATAACCATTAATTTgacaaatagaaataaatagtTCAGAATGTATAAGTTGAGAAAAGTTATAATGATTGGTAGGGAGagactcaaaaagaaaaaaggatggGTAATGGGACCTATTTTCCCCAACATCCCACATGCACACTTCCCTCTCCATTCTCTCacatttatttctttcattctAATTTATCCATTCCGTGTGTAACATATTCACTAATAATCTCATCTCACTAACTCATTCATTGATTGTGATATGTTTATCTAGAATTAGTGTTTTAACACTGTGTCTACATATGATTTCCTTTTCATTGTATGTGAACATGTTAACTCACTaatcattttgtattttcGAGTTAACATGAGTCTCCACTTCGGTAGACTAAAGTAAAGATAGGTTTGAGtataataaagtttaaaatttgctttaaaatcaatatttataaataagtttttatCATAAGTGATTTTTGTATGTTATATTGGACCTTGTATAAACAGACTAcagaagaaaattatttatgagAACTTGTAATGTTAGAGTGGACCTCGTATAAACTAATTATGTGGGCTTTTACCATAAactatttatgaaaattattatGGCCCACACCACTATAACTAAAGCCCACATATTTAGCAGCCCAGTTTCATTGTAAGAGACATGTTCGCTCTGGAACTAGAATTTTCTGGTTTTTGggtatttgttttcttatgtgtaGAGAAATGATGGTAACGATTAAATGTTGTGTATTACAATTTACAATGGTAAGAcgattaatatatttacacacaattttgttgttgctgtaACACGTTAGTGTGTGTGATGATAGAATTTCATAAAGCTTTAACTACGAGGGGCAAAATGTTAATTCTAAATAGTTGACAGCAGAAAAAGATATGTATACATAATATAAGGATTAAAAcgtaaataataataaataaggCGAGTTAAATTAAAACCCTGTTAAAACCCTAGCTTGAAACACATGTATAAAAACACTTGCGAGCGCAGCTTCATCGCCATCGccattctctctctcatcaAAAGCTTTTCTCCTTGATTTTCGCATTCTTTAGAGTCTTAACGCAAAGATGAGACCTCCTCTAACTGGTAAGAACCCTAGCCgcctcttctcttttcttcattgcTTGCTTATCAGATTAACAATGGCGAGTGACACTCTTAGCTCGTTTAgtctttaaaactttatgtCTTTAGCTGAACTGATTGTcaactttgttcttttttgcttAGAACTGTATTGGGTCTGCGTTAGTTCTATCGGATATAGAGTTGATGGTTGGGTTTTATGTTAAACATGGAGTCTCTAATGAATGGTCTTTTGTGTTCAGGAAGTGGTGGTGGGTTCAGTGGTGGAAGAGGGCGTGGTGGATACAGTGGTGGTAGAGGTGACGGTGGATTCAGTGGTGGTCGAGGTGGCGGTGgtagaggaggaggaagaggttTCAGCGACCGTGGTGGTCGCGGCAGAGGAAGAGGACCACCACGTGGTGGTGCTCGCGGCGGCAGAGGACCAGCTGGCCGTGGAGGCATGAAAGGAGGAAGCAAAGTGATTGTGGAACCTCACAGACACGCAGGAGTGTTCATTGCAAAGGGTAAAGAAGATGCCCTTGTTACCAAGAATTTGGTTCCTGGTGAAGCTGTCTACAACGAGAAGAGAATCTCTGTTCAGGTATTATAGAGGATTGATTAATTGATTGATGGTTTGTATTTGCACTCcttttgatgaatttgtttttaatggtTCTTGTGATTGAATCTGCAGAACGAAGATGGAACCAAGACTGAATACAGAGTTTGGAATCCTTTCCGTTCGAAGTTGGCTGCTGCTATTCTTGGTGGTGTTGATAACATCTGGATTGTAAGCATCAGCTTGTGTGAAtcttattgttgttgtttgcgAGACTTGGTTCATATATTGATTGTTGTTCCCGTTTCAATGTAGAAACCTGGTGCTAAAGTTCTATACCTTGGTGCTGCTTCTGGAACCACAGTCTCTCATGTGTCTGATCTTGTTGGCCCTGTAAGCAGAACCCGTCCTTTATGTTGTGATTATCAGGTTTTAGACGTGTATTGGAGTTTCTTATATATTGCCTTTGTGATCTGATAGGAGGGGTGTGTGTACGCGGTTGAGTTTTCTCATAGAAGTGGTAGAGATTTGGTGAACATGGCAAAGAAGAGAACCAATGTTATTCCAATCATCGAGGATGCTAGACACCCAGCTAAATACAGAATGCTTGTAGGCATGGTTGATGTTATCTTCTCTGATGTTGCTCAGCCAGATCaggtttgcttcttttgtttaacTCACAATGAATGTCTAAATATTTGCCTCAAAAAGCTTGACCCAATACCATTATATGTGTCCTTTGCTTTAAAATGGTGTTTTGATAATTGCAAATGATGATCTTACTTGGATTCCCCTTCAGATCATTATGGGTGATGCAATCTCCAAGTTTCTGATGTACTgaaaattcttgtttttgtttttgttaagcTTAATCTTATTTTACTATGTACTTGTTTTACAATTTCGTTTTTAAGAAcaatactaaatttaaatGTCTATTATTGCTCGGTTTTGGTTCTCCTGATGTTAAACCTACTTGTTTTCTAAATGCCATTCAGCTTGTGGGTTGCTTCTAGTATACTTTAtactgttttgtttatgaaattttCTGTGCCATTTAAAACCGTGCAGGCTAGGATCTTGGCTTTGAATGCATCATACTTCCTCAAGTCAGGAGGACACTTTGTGATCTCAATAAAGGTGGGTAGCAATCGAAACATTTATTTAATCCATGATCTctcaagagagaaagattagTGAACATGTATTGTCTCATTTTTGCAGGCAAACTGTATCGACTCCACCGTTCCAGCAGAAGCTGTGTTCCAGACTGAAGTGAAGAAGCTTCAACAGGAGCAATTCAAACCAGCTGAGCAAGTGACGCTTGAGCCATTTGAGCGTGACCATGCATGTGTCGTTGGTGGCTACCGTATGCCTAAGAAGCCAAAGGCTGCTACTGCTGCTTAGAAGTTTTCTACTCTACGCTCTTCCCAGTACCTCAGATTTTGCTTTGTCTCGGTCTCTTTAGAATCTGTatggttttagggtttatcttAAATTTTGAGCTTTGTAATCATTTTGAACCCTGGTTATGTTCACTTGGCTTCCAGCGCTAACTTTTTCGacaagtttttgatatatggAACAATTATAATAGAATTTTGTCGACTGAGGttgatttctttaaataaTGACACCTCGTAATGCAAATGTAAAACGCCGCAAGAATTTgcacacaaacaaaacaaagtttgaagaCACGTTGCATTTTTAGGACACAAGCCAAGGAAATGTAAATACAAAAAGCTCACGCAGAAACTGTAACAAAAAACTAATGTCAGAAGTGGGGTTTGAACCCACGCCCTCTTACGAAGACCAGAACTTGAGTCTGGCGCCTTAGACCACTCGGCCATCCTGACCTTCTTTATTAAATATCATTGACAACATATATAGCAGGATGAAAAAACTAGAATGGCTTATTCTCAAGCATCTGGAATTTTATTTGggttacaaatttttttgatacATTTGGGTTACATGAGGAAAAGTAACTAACATTTGTAATGcaatttttccttttggaAGTAAGTAACAAAACATAACTGATGGAACAGTTTCCTACAATCTAAAACTCTAAATAGAACAATTTGGTGCCCAAACCAAtgaaagacaaacaaaaagtcaCTACTAagcttaacaaaaaaaaaacatcaatcacGCAAGTATATCCTTGGATGTCGTCTCACTCCCTCCCCATTTCTTCATACGTTCCATCGTCTCCTCCACCTGTTCATCACAGTTGAGATCGATTCAATTCAAGGAATGAAAAAGTGTATATAACAAACATGGTGTTGTATATCTGGTTCTTACCTCTTTATTCCAGTTTGTCTTATACAGAACAATCAACAGTAACAACGTTTGAAGCGCTGTCCCGGCTATCATTCCAGACCAAAGTCCCTGAAAACATTATACATAAGTTTTAGCTTCAGCATTAACTGACTTAACTCATGCCATTTTCTAAATTCTCTAACCATCACTCCAAAGTTTGCAATGTAACCAAGAAGATATCCAAAGGGAAGGCCAAAAATGTAGTAACAGCCCAAGTTGATATAGGCCACTAAGCCTTGCCAACCGCCTCCAACAGCCACACCTAAAAAGATGAACAAATCAGGACGGTTATAATCTGATGAGATATCCAGTtcggtttatatatatatcaggtttagattttagtaCCAGAAACAACCGGCTGCACACTGTTGAGAACCATGGTTATACCAAGAAGATAAGCTAGCTTAGACACTGCACGCTGAAGTACTTTACTGCTTGTGAAGATGATAGCAAAATGGTCTCTGGCTATGATGATAGCCACCATAAAGACAAGACCAATGAGGAGAGACTGGAAGACCGTGACATAGACAGAGTACTTAGCTGCTCGTGGACGGCCTAGGCCAAGCTCATTGGATACACGGACACTAATAGTACACAAATATACACATGAGTTTACTAGTTACCTGAATAACAGGAAAAAAGGTCAGATAGTGATGATACCTTATAGCTGCATTTATTCCGATGAATAACATAGCCTCCAAGCCGTTGATATTCATGCTGAAATGTTAAAAACCAAAGAGTGAAAACGTTAAAGAGTCAGATACAAGTTTCTCAAGCTTATTGATGTAAAATGTTGCAGAAAACTAACCATATAGAAAGGGAATCAACAGCGATAACTGCATTGTCAAGACGGCCAGTAAGAACAATGATACTCATCATATACCAGATCTCAAGACAAAGCATAACAGCAGATGCAATGGAGAGTCTAACGAAAGCCCAAATCTCTTTAAAAGCCAACCAAGATAAACCAGTCCAGCCTTCATTACACCAACCAATCACATAAACAATTTGAGCAATTGCAGTTCCCCAGTTTGTAATATTAAACGCCAAAGCAGCACCATTTGTCCCCCAACCAAACTCGATTATAAACAACCAGAGCATAATAACGTGAAGGGAAAGAGCCACAAATCCAATCCAAGCAATAGCAACCACTTTGCTCTGTGCTTGAAGGAACTTAGAGGTTGGGAAATTAAAGGCCAGTGAGAAGAGCTGTGGTATGGTTAGAAGAGTGAACTGTCCAGCTGGAACAGCGATCTCCTCTGCTTGACCGAGTAGTCTCAGAACCGGCGTGGCAAAGATGTAAATAGGAAGgaggaagaaacaagaaacgaACAAGATAATCCAAGATCTCTGCATATAAACTCCTAACATATTGACTTGACCAGCTCCATATGCTTGACCACATAATGTTTCAAGAGCACTTCCCATACCAAGCTGCAaggattcaaaaccaaaaacagaacttATAATTCCTCTGTATGTTCTCTTGATTCATTTTCACAGTAAATTTCTCGATTCGAAAGTTACAACAGTAAAAAAATGAAGCTAGAGAGTGAAAGAGAGTAATACCAAGAAACCGAAGGAGAAGGTACCGATGACggaaagagagatagagacgGCGGAGAGCTCGACTTCGCCGATGTGACCGACAAAGATATTAGTGACTGAGCTAACTCCGTATTGGCAGATGATGTTGAACCCCACAGGAGCAGCTATCATCCACAACTTGGCCGACTCTGTAGATAAGACTCGTTTCACATCGGTCCAGCTCCTCGCCGGAGCATAATCCTCCTCTACTTCGCCACCGTGTGTAAGCAACGGCGCCGTCGGATCCATCTTCTGAAAATGATTAACCAAACGCCACTCACTTCTCttctatatctctctctctctctctctctgcctcTCTGAGTCAAGGTTTGTTGCGGACTTAATGGTTGGTTTATATAACAAACCGTTGAATCATGAATCATgcattttctctttctttaaaataaaagaaaaaaatcctcGTGGAAGctaatgataattaaaatatatactcgTGGACTCTAATAATTCTTCAATGAAAAATccttaaatattatttgacGATGACTTTCCACCAATCCATGCACTAGATCCACAAGTATATACATGTCTCAATTTCTGGACAAGAAATCTAAtgtgttggttttgtttatgtcTTATAAGATTGCAGATTTAATTCGTAACGTAACGCACCCGATTACCTCTAATTATGTAACTAACGAAATATCATTAATGGTTG includes:
- the FIB2 gene encoding fibrillarin 2 (fibrillarin 2 (FIB2); FUNCTIONS IN: snoRNA binding; INVOLVED IN: response to salt stress, RNA methylation, rRNA processing; LOCATED IN: nucleolus; EXPRESSED IN: 23 plant structures; EXPRESSED DURING: 13 growth stages; CONTAINS InterPro DOMAIN/s: Fibrillarin (InterPro:IPR000692); BEST Arabidopsis thaliana protein match is: fibrillarin 1 (TAIR:AT5G52470.1); Has 30201 Blast hits to 17322 proteins in 780 species: Archae - 12; Bacteria - 1396; Metazoa - 17338; Fungi - 3422; Plants - 5037; Viruses - 0; Other Eukaryotes - 2996 (source: NCBI BLink).); protein product: MRPPLTGSGGGFSGGRGRGGYSGGRGDGGFSGGRGGGGRGGGRGFSDRGGRGRGRGPPRGGARGGRGPAGRGGMKGGSKVIVEPHRHAGVFIAKGKEDALVTKNLVPGEAVYNEKRISVQNEDGTKTEYRVWNPFRSKLAAAILGGVDNIWIKPGAKVLYLGAASGTTVSHVSDLVGPEGCVYAVEFSHRSGRDLVNMAKKRTNVIPIIEDARHPAKYRMLVGMVDVIFSDVAQPDQARILALNASYFLKSGGHFVISIKANCIDSTVPAEAVFQTEVKKLQQEQFKPAEQVTLEPFERDHACVVGGYRMPKKPKAATAA
- a CDS encoding hydroxyproline-rich glycoprotein family protein (hydroxyproline-rich glycoprotein family protein; BEST Arabidopsis thaliana protein match is: hydroxyproline-rich glycoprotein family protein (TAIR:AT5G52430.1); Has 940 Blast hits to 722 proteins in 169 species: Archae - 0; Bacteria - 80; Metazoa - 158; Fungi - 130; Plants - 239; Viruses - 59; Other Eukaryotes - 274 (source: NCBI BLink).); translation: MRSVNNSSVDTVNAAASAIVSAESRTQPSSVQKKRGSWWSLYWCFGSKKNNKRIGHAVLVPEPAASGAAVAPVQNSSSNSTSIFMPFIAPPSSPASFLPSGPPSASHTPDPGLLCSLTVNEPPSAFTIGPYAHETQPVTPPVFSAFTTEPSTAPFTPPPESPSSPEVPFAQLLTSSLERARRNSGGGMNQKFSAAHYEFKSCQVYPGSPGGNLISPGSGTSSPYPGKCSIIEFRIGEPPKFLGFEHFTARKWGSRFGSGSITPAGQGSRLGSGALTPDGSKLTSGVVTPNGAETVIRMSYGNLTPLEGSLLDSQISEVASLANSDHGSSRHNDEALVVPHRVSFELTGEDVARCLASKLNRSGSHEKASGEHLRPNCCKTSGETESEQSQKLRSFSTGSNKEFKFDSTNEEMIEKIRSEWWANEKVAGKGDHSPRNSWTFFPVLRSGHT